The following coding sequences lie in one Musa acuminata AAA Group cultivar baxijiao chromosome BXJ3-1, Cavendish_Baxijiao_AAA, whole genome shotgun sequence genomic window:
- the LOC103994053 gene encoding homeobox-leucine zipper protein ROC5-like: MRAQPSKEDRLWRDTSSEKKEGSLMSFGGLSDGRSGALPYGKAAMTTGELSPPEFISQRLPKPSFVSPGLSLGLSDTSRMAAVGGGSDVDSAKRNKEDENDSRSESDNLEAISGDDTDQVNPRKKKRYHRHTPLQIQELEALFKECPHPDEKQRLELSKRLNLETRQVKFWFQNRRTQMKTQIERHENSILRQENDKLRAENMAIREAARNPVCNSCGGPAMLADISMEEQQLRIENARLKEELDRVCALAGKFLGKSISSLSEPISPSMRSSVLELGVGNNGFLGFGSVAPTISAVPDFLPGIDNPLGKNMDALLGSERSMHLELALVAMEELVNMAQMEEPLWVPSSDGGTETLNHEQYLRTFRRISGTGMPPVGYASEASRQKGVVIINSLALVETLMDARRWADMFPCIIAKATTMEVISGGVGGTRDGALQLMHAELQVLSPLVAVREVYFLRFCKQHAEGVWAVVDVSVDSIRASLSSASCRRLPSGCVVQDMPSGYSKVTWVEHAEYEEDQVHQLYRPLLRSGLAFGAGRWVATLQRQCEGLAILMSSAITARDETETITASGRRSMLKLAQRMTNAFCAGVCTSSAQEWSKLATENVGEEVRVMTRMSVNEPGEPAGVVLSAATSVWIPVSPTRLFDFLREASFRSKWDILSNGGPMYEMAHIAKGQDAGNAVSLLRASAASSNQTSMLILQETCTDASGAMVVYAPVDIPAMHLVMSGGDSAYVALLPSGFAILPDRSVEPHRTSGSLGSLLTVGFQILVNSQPTAKLTMESVETVNGLISCTVQKIKAALQCDD; the protein is encoded by the exons ATGAGAGCACAGCCAAGCAAGGAGGATCGACTCTGGAGGGACACAAGCAGCGAGAAAAAGGAAGGATCTTTGATGAGCTTTGGGGGCTTATCAGACGGCAGATCGGGCGCTCTACCCTACGGCAAGGCTGCCATGACTACCGGAGAGTTATCTCCGCCGGAATTCATCTCCCAGAGGCTCCCTAAACCCTCTTTCGTGTCTCCTGGCCTCTCCCTTGGCCTG AGCGATACGAGCCGGATGGCGGCCGTCGGCGGTGGCAGTGACGTGGATTCGGCCAAAAGGAACAAGGAGGACGAGAACGATAGCCGATCGGAGAGCGACAACTTGGAAGCGATATCCGGAGACGACACCGATCAGGTGAATCCTCGCAAGAAGAAGCGATACCATCGACATACCCCGCTACAGATCCAGGAACTCGAAGC CTTGTTCAAGGAGTGTCCTCACCCGGACGAGAAGCAAAGGCTGGAGCTCAGCAAGAGGCTCAACTTGGAGACCCGACAGGTCAAGTTCTGGTTCCAGAACAGACGCACCCAAATGAAG ACGCAAATCGAGCGTCACGAGAATTCGATCCTCCGGCAAGAGAACGATAAGCTGAGGGCGGAAAACATGGCGATCCGGGAAGCGGCGAGGAACCCGGTTTGCAACAGCTGCGGCGGCCCGGCGATGCTGGCCGACATCTCCATGGAAGAACAGCAGCTTAGAATCGAGAACGCCCGTCTCAAAGAAGAGCTCGATCGGGTTTGTGCTCTCGCCGGCAAGTTCCTTGGCAAGTCCATCTCTTCCTTGTCGGAACCCATCTCTCCGTCCATGCGGAGCTCGGTCTTGGAGCTCGGAGTCGGGAACAACGGCTTCCTTGGGTTCGGCTCTGTGGCTCCTACCATCTCCGCGGTGCCCGATTTCCTGCCGGGGATCGACAACCCACTGGGTAAGAACATGGACGCACTGCTGGGGAGCGAGAGGAGCATGCATTTGGAGCTAGCACTGGTTGCGATGGAGGAGCTCGTGAACATGGCGCAGATGGAGGAGCCGCTTTGGGTTCCGAGCTCGGATGGCGGCACGGAAACACTGAACCATGAGCAGTACCTCCGCACCTTTCGCCGGATCTCGGGGACGGGGATGCCGCCTGTGGGGTACGCTTCCGAGGCCTCAAGGCAGAAAGGGGTGGTGATCATCAACAGCCTCGCCCTTGTCGAGACCCTCATGGACGCC CGTCGCTGGGCTGACATGTTCCCATGTATCATCGCAAAAGCCACGACGATGGAAGTAATATCCGGTGGCGTGGGTGGAACCAGAGACGGCGCTCTTCAGCTT ATGCACGCGGAGTTGCAGGTTCTCTCCCCGTTGGTTGCAGTCCGGGAAGTGTACTTCCTCAGGTTCTGCAAGCAGCATGCTGAAGGCGTTTGGGCTGTGGTTGACGTCTCCGTGGACAGCATCAGAGCAAGCCTCTCTTCTGCGAGCTGCAGGAGGCTGCCTTCTGGCTGTGTGGTGCAAGACATGCCCAGTGGTTACTCCAAg GTGACTTGGGTGGAACACGCGGAGTACGAGGAGGACCAAGTGCATCAGCTGTATCGCCCGCTGCTCCGCTCCGGTCTGGCGTTCGGTGCCGGACGCTGGGTAGCCACCCTCCAGCGCCAGTGCGAGGGCCTCGCCATCCTCATGTCCTCCGCCATCACCGCCCGCGACGAGACTG AGACGATCACGGCGAGCGGGAGGAGGAGCATGCTGAAGCTGGCGCAGCGGATGACCAACGCCTTCTGCGCCGGGGTGTGCACGTCGTCCGCGCAGGAGTGGAGCAAGCTGGCGACGGAGAACGTGGGGGAGGAGGTGCGGGTGATGACGAGGATGAGCGTGAACGAGCCGGGGGAGCCGGCGGGCGTGGTGCTGAGCGCGGCGACGTCGGTGTGGATCCCCGTGTCCCCCACACGGCTCTTCGACTTCCTTCGCGAAGCCAGCTTCCGCAGCAAGTGGGACATCCTCTCCAACGGCGGGCCGATGTACGAGATGGCGCACATCGCCAAAGGCCAGGACGCAGGCAACGCCGTCTCCCTCCTCCGCGCCAGC GCCGCGAGCTCCAACCAAACCAGCATGCTGATACTGCAGGAGACCTGCACCGACGCGTCCGGCGCCATGGTGGTGTACGCGCCGGTGGACATCCCAGCCATGCACCTCGTCATGAGCGGCGGCGACTCCGCCTACGTCGCCCTCCTCCCCTCCGGCTTCGCCATCCTTCCCGACCGTTCCGTCGAGCCGCACCGGACCAGCGGCAGCCTCGGCTCGCTGCTGACCGTGGGGTTCCAGATCCTGGTGAACAGCCAGCCGACGGCAAAGCTGACGATGGAGTCGGTGGAGACCGTCAACGGCCTCATCTCCTGCACCGTCCAGAAGATCAAGGCTGCACTCCAGTGCGACGACTGA
- the LOC135628696 gene encoding bifunctional UDP-glucose 4-epimerase and UDP-xylose 4-epimerase 1-like, with protein MEQSQQRQRSVLVTGGAGFIGTHTVLQLLKEGFLVTIIDNLDNSVPEAVDRVRLLAGPKLSQNLRFFIGDLRNNEDLEKVFSDTKYDAVIHFAGLKAVGESVAKPSLYYNNNLIGTINLYEHMAKYGCKKVVFSSSATVYGQPEKIPCVEDFEPRAMNPYGRTKLFLEEIARDIQKADPDWRIILLRYFNPVGAHESGQIGEDPIGIPNNLMPYIQQVAVGRLPELNVYGYEYPTKDGSAIRDYIHVMDLADGHIAALQKLFATEDVGCVAYNLGTGYGTSVLEMVAAFEKASGKKIPVKFCPRRSGDATAVFASTERAKKELGWSAKYGVEEMCRDQWKWASNNPYGYRPSQS; from the exons ATGGAGCAGAGTCAGCAGCGGCAGAGGAGCGTCCTCGTGACGGGAGGCGCTGGCTTCATCGGGACGCACACCGTGCTCCAGCTCCTCAAGGAGGGTTTCCTCGTCACCATCATCGACAACCTCGACAACTCTGTGCCTGAGGCCGTCGACCGCGTCCGCCTCCTCGCGGGCCCCAAGCTCTCCCAGAACCTCCGCTTCTTCATC GGAGATCTGAGGAACAACGAAGACCTGGAGAAAGTTTTCTCCGACACCAA ATACGATGCGGTGATCCATTTTGCTGGGTTAAAGGCTGTTGGTGAGAGTGTGGCAAAGCCTAGCCTTTATTACAACAACAATTTGATTGGCACAATAAATTTGTATGAGCACATGGCGAAGTATGGTTGTAAAAAG GTGGTATTTTCATCGTCAGCTACTGTCTATGGTCAACCTGAAAAAATACCATGCGTTGAGGATTTTGAACCGAGAGCAATGAATCCATATGGTAGGACTAAG CTTTTTCTTGAAGAGATAGCTCGTGATATTCAAAAGGCTGACCCAGACTGGAGAATCATACTGTTGAGATATTTCAACCCTGTTGGTGCTCATGAGAGTGGCCAAATTGGTGAAGATCCCATTGGTATACCAAATAATCTAATGCCTTACATCCAGCAAGTTGCTGTAGGAAGGTTGCCTGAACTAAATGTATATGGTTACGAGTATCCAACGAAAGACGGCAGTGCA ATTCGTGATTACATTCACGTCATGGATTTAGCTGACGGTCATATAGCAGCTCTTCAGAAGCTTTTTGCCACAGAGGATGTTGGCTGTGTTGCTTACAACCTGGGAACCGGATATGGCACATCTGTTCTTGAAATGGTTGCAGCATTTGAAAAGGCATCCGGAAAG AAAATACCGGTAAAGTTTTGCCCTCGGAGATCAGGTGATGCGACTGCTGTCTTCGCATCGACAGAGCGAGCGAAAAAAGAACTAGGTTGGAG TGCCAAGTATGGCGTAGAAGAAATGTGCAGAGATCAATGGAAATGGGCGAGCAATAATCCTTATGGTTATCGACCATCCCAATCTTGA
- the LOC135584330 gene encoding RNA-binding protein 1-like isoform X1: protein MADAYWRYGDARQQAVAAAMAPPAATLKRPRLDYHDIPSGSDMLGYYVLEDERTVNHAIRDTESLGASYDRYLRDGISSYPAGQPVRPVGGGISSQPVDDRRMMTIGALDGQGGRRPEPPLPPDASNTLFVEGLPADCTRREVSHIFRPFVGFEEVRLVNKESRQPRGDPIILCFVDFTTAAQAAIALEALQVLHEVLFFSTLLLQGPPFLFGYRFDENDRKSANLRLQFARFPGPRSFGGPRGRQH from the exons ATGGCCGACGCATACTGGAGGTACGGCGACGCGCGCCAGCAGGCGGTCGCAGCGGCCATGGCTCCCCCAGCCGCCACCCTTAAGCGGCCGCGTCTGGACTACCACG ATATACCTAGTGGTTCGGACATGCTTGGTTATTACGTGCTTGAGGATGAAAGAACTGTGAATCATGCAATCAGAGATACTGAATCGCTTGGGGCTTCATATGATCGCTACTTACGCGATGGG ATTTCTTCTTATCCTGCAGGACAGCCTGTTAGGCCTGTGGGTGGAGGAATTAGTAGTCAACCTGTTGATGACCGACGAATGATGACCATTGGGGCCTTGGATGGTCAGGGTGGCAGAAGGCCTGAACCTCCCCTTCCTCCAGATGCCTCAAATACACTATTTGTGGAAGGCCTCCCTGCTGACTGTACACGCCGGGAAGTCTCTC ACATTTTCCGTCCTTTTGTAGGGTTTGAAGAGGTGAGACTTGTGAACAAGGAATCCAGACAG CCCAGAGGCGATCCAATTATCTTGTGCTTTGTTGATTTCACTACTGCAGCACAAGCTGCAATTGCACTGGAAGCTCTGCAAG TGTTGCATGAGGTACTGTTTTTCAGTACACTGTTGCTTCAAGGCCCCCCTTTCCTGTTTG GTTATAGATTTGACGAAAATGATCGAAAATCAGCCAACTTGAGGCTGCAGTTCGCTCGCTTTCCTGGTCCGAGGTCATTTGGTGGGCCTCGTGGTAGGCAACATTGA
- the LOC135628649 gene encoding pentatricopeptide repeat-containing protein At5g08510-like has protein sequence MNQIKQIHAFTLRNGLDDIQALVLKLLQVPNLPYAHALLLSHPPPPPTFLYNKLFQAYARGAGSAFEPCAALFARMRRPPNPHSFVFLFSACTAFARPAHGRALHARFLLSGLPFDAFVATSLLDFYAKSGLLDSARRLFDELPFRDVAMWNSLIGGYTRWGELDQARELFEMMPFRNVISWTSMVSGYAQNGRYEEAVRAFSRMWEEAEVKPNEVTLASVLPACAHLGAIGLGEKIENYAREKGLIGNVFVCNALLEMYGKCGNIHRARKVFDEMGARRNLCSWNSMIVALAVHGMWCQGLELFHEMREKGILPNDITLVGVLLACTHGGLVDEGQYIFNSMEKDFFITPKLEHYGCMVDLLGRAGLTKEAYSLITSMPMEPDSVIWGALLGACSFHGDVQLAEVAAEFLFKLEPWNPGNLVILSNIYASSGRWNSVAKIWKMMKGKLHRKSAGYSIIELDGYMHKFLVEDKSHPQFEEIYALLDEITMRMRLLSYKPNLNLQIEC, from the exons ATGAACCAGATCAAACAGATCCATGCTTTCACCCTCCGCAATGGCCTCGACGACATCCAAGCCCTCGTCCTGAAGCTGCTCCAAGTTCCCAACCTCCCCTACGCCCACGCCCTCCTCCTCTCCCATCCCCCCCCCCCGCCCACCTTCCTCTACAACAAGCTCTTCCAGGCCTACGCACGCGGCGCCGGGAGCGCGTTCGAGCCCTGCGCTGCACTCTTCGCCCGCATGCGTCGGCCCCCCAACCCCCACTCCTTCGTCTTCCTCTTCTCCGCCTGCACCGCCTTCGCTCGCCCCGCTCACGGCCGCGCCCTCCACGCCCGCTTTCTCCTCTCCGGCCTCCCTTTCGACGCCTTCGTCGCCACCTCCCTCCTCGACTTCTATGCCAAGTCCGGCCTCCTCGACTCCGCCCGCCGCCTGTTCGATGAGTTGCCCTTCCGGGACGTCGCAATGTGGAACTCCTTGATCGGCGGGTACACCAGGTGGGGCGAGCTGGACCAGGCCAGGGAGTTGTTCGAGATGATGCCCTTTAGAAACGTAATCTCTTGGACGTCCATGGTCTCCGGGTATGCCCAGAATGGGCGCTATGAGGAGGCCGTCCGTGCGTTCTCGAGGATGTGGGAGGAAGCCGAGGTGAAGCCTAACGAGGTCACGCTCGCGAGCGTGCTGCCGGCATGCGCCCACCTTGGGGCGATAGGGCTGGGAGAGAAAATAGAGAACTATGCACGTGAGAAGGGATTGATAGGGAATGTGTTCGTGTGCAATGCTTTACTGGAGATGTATGGAAAGTGCGGCAACATTCATCGTGCAAGGAAGGTGTTCGATGAAATGGGTGCCAGAAGAAATTTGTGCTCTTGGAATTCGATGATAGTGGCATTGGCGGTGCATGGGATGTGGTGTCAAGGCCTTGAGCTTTTCCATGAAATGAGG GAAAAAGGAATCTTGCCCAATGATATTACACTTGTAGGTGTTCTCTTGGCTTGCACTCATGGAGGACTGGTGGATGAGGGGCAGTATATCTTCAATTCCATGGAAAAGGACTTTTTCATCACCCCTAAACTGGAACATTATGGTTGCATGGTTGATCTATTAGGGCGTGCTGGACTAACAAAAGAAGCCTACAGTCTGATAACAAGTATGCCAATGGAGCCAGATTCAGTGATATGGGGTGCTCTGCTTGGTGCTTGCAGTTTTCATGGTGACGTCCAATTGGCAGAAGTTGCTGCCGAGTTCCTATTTAAACTTGAGCCATGGAACCCAGGAAACCTTGTGATTCTTTCCAATATATATGCTTCATCAGGGAGATGGAATTCTGTTGCTAAAATTTGGAAAATGATGAAAGGAAAACTACACAGAAAGTCAGCTGGATATAGCATAATTGAGTTAGATGGCTATATGCATAAGTTCCTCGTGGAGGATAAATCCCATCCACAATTTGAAGAGATATATGCCCTTCTGGACGAGATTACAATGAGAATGAGACTCCTTAGTTACAAACCTAATCTGAATCTCCAGATCGAATGCTAA
- the LOC135584330 gene encoding RNA-binding protein 1-like isoform X3 yields the protein MADAYWRYGDARQQAVAAAMAPPAATLKRPRLDYHDIPSGSDMLGYYVLEDERTVNHAIRDTESLGASYDRYLRDGISSYPAGQPVRPVGGGISSQPVDDRRMMTIGALDGQGGRRPEPPLPPDASNTLFVEGLPADCTRREVSHIFRPFVGFEEVRLVNKESRQPRGDPIILCFVDFTTAAQAAIALEALQGTQCGLRLDV from the exons ATGGCCGACGCATACTGGAGGTACGGCGACGCGCGCCAGCAGGCGGTCGCAGCGGCCATGGCTCCCCCAGCCGCCACCCTTAAGCGGCCGCGTCTGGACTACCACG ATATACCTAGTGGTTCGGACATGCTTGGTTATTACGTGCTTGAGGATGAAAGAACTGTGAATCATGCAATCAGAGATACTGAATCGCTTGGGGCTTCATATGATCGCTACTTACGCGATGGG ATTTCTTCTTATCCTGCAGGACAGCCTGTTAGGCCTGTGGGTGGAGGAATTAGTAGTCAACCTGTTGATGACCGACGAATGATGACCATTGGGGCCTTGGATGGTCAGGGTGGCAGAAGGCCTGAACCTCCCCTTCCTCCAGATGCCTCAAATACACTATTTGTGGAAGGCCTCCCTGCTGACTGTACACGCCGGGAAGTCTCTC ACATTTTCCGTCCTTTTGTAGGGTTTGAAGAGGTGAGACTTGTGAACAAGGAATCCAGACAG CCCAGAGGCGATCCAATTATCTTGTGCTTTGTTGATTTCACTACTGCAGCACAAGCTGCAATTGCACTGGAAGCTCTGCAAG GTACCCAATGCGGTTTGAGACTTGATGTGTAA
- the LOC135584330 gene encoding RNA-binding protein 1-like isoform X2, which produces MADAYWRYGDARQQAVAAAMAPPAATLKRPRLDYHDIPSGSDMLGYYVLEDERTVNHAIRDTESLGASYDRYLRDGISSYPAGQPVRPVGGGISSQPVDDRRMMTIGALDGQGGRRPEPPLPPDASNTLFVEGLPADCTRREVSHIFRPFVGFEEVRLVNKESRQPRGDPIILCFVDFTTAAQAAIALEALQGYRFDENDRKSANLRLQFARFPGPRSFGGPRGRQH; this is translated from the exons ATGGCCGACGCATACTGGAGGTACGGCGACGCGCGCCAGCAGGCGGTCGCAGCGGCCATGGCTCCCCCAGCCGCCACCCTTAAGCGGCCGCGTCTGGACTACCACG ATATACCTAGTGGTTCGGACATGCTTGGTTATTACGTGCTTGAGGATGAAAGAACTGTGAATCATGCAATCAGAGATACTGAATCGCTTGGGGCTTCATATGATCGCTACTTACGCGATGGG ATTTCTTCTTATCCTGCAGGACAGCCTGTTAGGCCTGTGGGTGGAGGAATTAGTAGTCAACCTGTTGATGACCGACGAATGATGACCATTGGGGCCTTGGATGGTCAGGGTGGCAGAAGGCCTGAACCTCCCCTTCCTCCAGATGCCTCAAATACACTATTTGTGGAAGGCCTCCCTGCTGACTGTACACGCCGGGAAGTCTCTC ACATTTTCCGTCCTTTTGTAGGGTTTGAAGAGGTGAGACTTGTGAACAAGGAATCCAGACAG CCCAGAGGCGATCCAATTATCTTGTGCTTTGTTGATTTCACTACTGCAGCACAAGCTGCAATTGCACTGGAAGCTCTGCAAG GTTATAGATTTGACGAAAATGATCGAAAATCAGCCAACTTGAGGCTGCAGTTCGCTCGCTTTCCTGGTCCGAGGTCATTTGGTGGGCCTCGTGGTAGGCAACATTGA